The Pseudomonas alkylphenolica genomic sequence CCGAGCTGTTCCCGACCCATGTGCGCTACACCGCCCTGTCGCTGTGCTACCAGGTCGCGCCGATTTTCGCCGGCTCCCTCGCACCGCTGATCGCCATCACCCTGCTCAACAAGTACCACAGCTCGACGCCGATCGCCTGGTACCTGGTCGGCGCCGCGCTGATCTCGATCGTCGCTGTCGGCCTGACCCGCGAGACTCGTGGCAAGTCGCTGCACGCGGTCGACGCCGAAGCTGCCGCGCGCATTGCCGCCGGGCAAGCCGCACCTGTTCGCCAGGGCAGTTCGCTGGCCTGACCCCACCTTTGATATGGAGTGCTCCATGCCGGACATCATCGGCCACAACTACATCGGCGGCGCGCGCAGCGCCGCTGGCACTGTCACCCTGCAAAGCCATGCGGCGAGCAGCGGTGAAGCCCTGCCCTATCGTTTCCATCAAGCCACGCCCGAAGAAGTCGACGCTGCCGCCCGCGCCGCGCAACAGGCGTATCCAGCGTTCCGTAGCCTGTCACCGGAGCGGCGCGCGGCATTTCTCGAAGCCATCGCCACACAACTGGATGCCCTGGGTGATGATTTCATCCAACTGGTGACCTGCGAAACGGCGCTGCCCAATGCCCGTATTCTGGGCGAACGCGGGCGCACCAGCGGGCAGATGCGCCTGTTCGCCCAGGTGCTGCGCCGGGGTGACTTCCTGGGGGCACGGATAGACCGTGCGCAGCCGGACCGGCAACCATTGCCACGTGCCGACCTGCGCCAGTACCGCCTCGGCGTCGGCCCGGTCGCGGTGTTCGGGGCGAGCAACTTCCCGCTGGCCTTCTCCACCGCTGGCGGTGACACCGCCGCCGCGCTGGCCGCCGGTTGCCCGGTGGTGTTCAAGGCGCACAGCGGCCACATGGCCAGCGCCGAAGTGGTCGCCGACGCGATCATCCGCGCCGCCGAACAGACCGGCATGCCCAAGGGTGTGTTCAACATGATCTACGGCGCCGGGGTCGGCGAAGCGCTGGTCAAGCACCCGGCGATCCAGGCGGTCGGCTTCACCGGTTCGCTCAAGGGCGGACGCGCGCTGTGCGACATGGCCGCCGCACGGCCACAACCGATTCCGGTATTTGCCGAGATGAGCAGCATCAACCCGGTGCTGGTACTGCCACAGGCGCTGGCCAGCCGTGGCGAGCAGATCGCCCGCGAACTGGCCGCCTCGGTG encodes the following:
- a CDS encoding aldehyde dehydrogenase (NADP(+)); translation: MPDIIGHNYIGGARSAAGTVTLQSHAASSGEALPYRFHQATPEEVDAAARAAQQAYPAFRSLSPERRAAFLEAIATQLDALGDDFIQLVTCETALPNARILGERGRTSGQMRLFAQVLRRGDFLGARIDRAQPDRQPLPRADLRQYRLGVGPVAVFGASNFPLAFSTAGGDTAAALAAGCPVVFKAHSGHMASAEVVADAIIRAAEQTGMPKGVFNMIYGAGVGEALVKHPAIQAVGFTGSLKGGRALCDMAAARPQPIPVFAEMSSINPVLVLPQALASRGEQIARELAASVVLGCGQFCTNPGLVIGLRSPAFSAFSEQLAGQLAEHAAQTMLNAGTLASYTRGVQALLAHPRITHLAGRAQQGNQAQPQLFKADAKLLIEGDPLLQEEVFGPATVLVEVADVGELHQALNGLHGQLTATLIGEATDLQAHTELLPLLEQKVGRVLFNGYPTGVEVCDAMVHGGPYPATSDARGTSVGSLAIDRFLRPVCYQNCPDALLPEALQDANPLGIARLVDGQSSRRAL